From Neobacillus sp. PS2-9, the proteins below share one genomic window:
- a CDS encoding anti sigma factor C-terminal domain-containing protein, whose protein sequence is MKDKNYHEDFDDNNFEFDHVFNDKMKNTVKKAKIKSFFRTILISIVTVLLLGLAVSYVSGKRVEKNSQQLTTEIMNRHMALGANTFTGTFWTKNNTFSGEAEYTTFKYVNGIRVFTGTHGYTYNVMGYTGRRYSSIAGGGIDFTRMNKEELFLRPKFNDLEQRLMEFYYPFVDYKTFYKNDLSKVAEIGDNKYIEMGISFDKLYTMDEINKLLPRGMNLTWYWVDVLNKQEKENVDFKILKQQGKNGMVENREEFPSICYEDRAYGFHAINEYGEKLEDPEEYFKSALQKADMKDIYQQLAGKDGIIDNKDIKIQGVVVTGDARSLIKLKGLPFIKASSLGIVTDKY, encoded by the coding sequence ATGAAAGATAAGAATTATCATGAAGATTTCGATGATAATAATTTTGAGTTCGATCATGTTTTTAATGACAAAATGAAAAATACAGTTAAAAAGGCAAAAATAAAATCCTTTTTCCGGACAATATTGATAAGTATTGTCACTGTATTGTTGCTGGGGTTGGCTGTTTCTTATGTATCAGGTAAAAGAGTGGAAAAAAATTCACAACAGCTCACAACTGAAATTATGAATCGACATATGGCATTGGGTGCAAATACATTTACAGGTACGTTCTGGACTAAAAATAATACCTTTTCAGGGGAAGCGGAGTATACCACCTTCAAGTATGTCAATGGAATACGTGTTTTCACTGGAACTCACGGTTATACATATAACGTGATGGGGTATACCGGCAGAAGGTATTCATCAATCGCAGGAGGCGGGATCGATTTCACAAGAATGAATAAGGAAGAGCTATTTTTGAGACCTAAGTTTAATGATTTAGAGCAGCGTTTGATGGAGTTTTATTATCCTTTTGTTGACTACAAGACATTTTATAAAAATGATCTATCAAAGGTAGCCGAAATTGGCGATAACAAATACATCGAAATGGGGATTTCCTTTGACAAGTTATACACAATGGATGAAATAAATAAATTGCTACCTAGAGGTATGAACTTAACCTGGTATTGGGTTGATGTACTAAATAAACAAGAAAAAGAAAATGTCGATTTTAAGATACTGAAACAACAGGGTAAAAATGGAATGGTAGAAAATCGTGAAGAATTTCCTTCCATTTGTTATGAAGACCGGGCATATGGTTTTCATGCGATTAATGAATACGGTGAGAAGCTTGAAGATCCTGAAGAATACTTCAAGTCCGCCTTACAAAAAGCAGATATGAAGGACATTTACCAACAATTAGCCGGAAAAGATGGGATTATTGATAATAAAGATATTAAAATTCAAGGGGTAGTGGTAACTGGAGATGCTAGATCTTTAATTAAATTAAAGGGTCTTCCATTTATTAAGGCATCATCCTTGGGAATCGTAACTGATAAATATTAA
- a CDS encoding DUF4352 domain-containing protein: MTKKVKLLILFCLLFLYLIGSLIFFIEKRETDLLNKPNNIKVFTLGEPVVSGGIATTIDKVSYENKLPNESKTLKPALTYAIIDVKIQNQGNKPKFIKIGNYRLLMGNWTADLNPGYYKYLKSQNPSFDDRKLNPKEQISGKIAFIIPIERSTLKNYRVQIPALIYEQGQLKYQKEIAVK; this comes from the coding sequence ATGACAAAGAAAGTGAAGTTATTGATTTTGTTTTGTTTGCTTTTCTTATATCTCATTGGTAGTCTTATCTTTTTCATTGAGAAGAGAGAAACTGATTTATTAAACAAGCCCAATAATATCAAGGTGTTTACTCTTGGGGAACCAGTAGTATCTGGAGGGATAGCTACTACGATCGACAAGGTGTCCTATGAAAACAAGCTGCCAAATGAATCTAAAACCCTCAAACCGGCCTTAACCTATGCCATTATTGATGTGAAGATTCAGAACCAAGGCAATAAACCAAAGTTCATCAAGATTGGTAATTATCGGTTGCTTATGGGAAATTGGACAGCAGATTTGAATCCTGGATATTATAAGTATTTAAAGTCTCAAAACCCGTCGTTTGATGACCGTAAATTGAATCCCAAAGAACAAATATCAGGAAAGATCGCTTTTATTATCCCAATAGAAAGAAGTACTCTTAAAAATTACCGGGTTCAGATTCCTGCCTTAATCTATGAGCAGGGACAACTA
- a CDS encoding RNA polymerase sigma factor: MENELTHLLMQQARIVFKYLMKLGASKEDAEDIIQGSLEKAVIYIDSIEKDKLTAWLIRVSINQYYNNYKKNKRQRTLQLDEQLTSTLIQSDLLEDQLLAKESAREITKVLDLMSDSFRTLLIFKYMMELSYQEISMILDMPEKQVKTYLYRARLKFKQLWTLEKSDLEANFNER, translated from the coding sequence ATGGAAAATGAACTCACACATTTGCTAATGCAGCAAGCCAGGATTGTTTTCAAGTATCTAATGAAGTTGGGGGCTTCTAAAGAGGATGCCGAGGATATTATTCAGGGTTCTCTTGAAAAAGCAGTTATATATATAGATTCGATTGAAAAGGATAAGTTGACTGCATGGTTAATCAGGGTTTCAATTAATCAGTATTACAATAACTATAAAAAGAATAAAAGGCAAAGAACCCTTCAGTTAGATGAACAACTAACATCTACTTTGATTCAAAGTGATTTGCTAGAAGATCAATTGCTGGCAAAAGAGTCTGCACGAGAAATCACAAAAGTACTTGACTTAATGAGTGATAGCTTTCGAACTTTGCTGATTTTTAAGTATATGATGGAGTTATCTTACCAAGAAATCTCTATGATTCTAGATATGCCTGAAAAACAAGTAAAAACATATTTATATCGAGCAAGACTAAAGTTTAAACAGTTATGGACATTAGAGAAAAGTGATTTGGAGGCCAATTTTAATGAAAGATAA
- the yqeK gene encoding bis(5'-nucleosyl)-tetraphosphatase (symmetrical) YqeK: MKNFELTGDLEHDVVTFLKNNNYSKTAEHSIRVGKEAERIAYKYNGNEIAAKTAGLLHDISIVFPNNERAVIVEQLGLKVLEEEKIFPLIAHQRISRVMAKEIFNISDEEILSAIECHTTLRKEATKTDKILFVADKIEWDQPGIPPYINEIKSQLELSLEHAAFSYINYLWERKETLKIVHPWLAEAHNELRNGTPQGRCSWSPLRSM, encoded by the coding sequence ATGAAAAATTTTGAATTAACGGGTGATCTTGAACATGATGTGGTTACGTTCTTAAAAAATAATAATTATTCTAAAACAGCTGAACATTCCATTAGGGTAGGGAAAGAAGCTGAACGAATAGCTTACAAATACAATGGTAATGAGATTGCTGCTAAAACAGCGGGATTATTACATGATATAAGTATTGTATTCCCCAATAACGAAAGAGCAGTTATAGTCGAGCAATTGGGGTTAAAGGTATTAGAGGAAGAAAAAATATTTCCACTCATCGCTCATCAACGAATTTCTAGAGTGATGGCTAAGGAGATTTTTAATATTTCAGATGAAGAGATATTAAGTGCAATAGAGTGTCACACTACGTTACGAAAAGAAGCTACTAAAACGGACAAAATTTTGTTTGTAGCAGATAAAATTGAATGGGACCAACCCGGTATACCACCATACATTAATGAAATTAAATCACAACTTGAACTATCACTCGAACATGCGGCATTTTCTTATATCAATTATCTATGGGAGAGAAAAGAAACATTAAAGATTGTTCACCCATGGTTGGCAGAGGCACATAATGAATTAAGAAACGGGACTCCACAGGGACGGTGCTCATGGTCCCCCCTGAGGTCAATGTGA
- a CDS encoding ATP-binding cassette domain-containing protein yields MIESYVNIKNVTKTIKGVNVLENITLDFDKGKIYGFQGKNGSGKTMLLRAICGLILCSKGEIVINGEIIGKDISFPRNIGALIEYPGFIPQYTGLKNLMLLASIQKRVTVDDIYEAISIVGLDPKDKRKFKKYSLGMKQRLGLAQAIMEDPDIIVLDEPTNALDEKGILMVRNLLLNLKERGKTIFIASHDKEELDFIADEKFMIENGKIISHNKPKQTV; encoded by the coding sequence ATGATTGAAAGTTATGTAAATATTAAAAATGTAACTAAAACAATTAAGGGTGTTAATGTTTTAGAAAACATTACTTTAGATTTTGACAAAGGAAAAATTTATGGCTTTCAAGGAAAGAATGGGTCGGGGAAGACGATGCTCCTACGAGCTATTTGCGGTCTAATTCTTTGTTCAAAAGGGGAAATAGTAATCAATGGTGAAATAATTGGGAAAGACATTTCATTTCCAAGAAATATCGGTGCCTTAATTGAATACCCAGGTTTTATTCCTCAATATACAGGTTTAAAAAATCTTATGCTGTTAGCTTCTATCCAGAAGAGGGTAACGGTTGACGATATATATGAAGCCATAAGCATTGTAGGGCTTGACCCAAAAGATAAACGCAAGTTTAAAAAGTATTCGCTTGGAATGAAACAGAGATTAGGATTAGCCCAAGCAATTATGGAAGATCCAGATATAATCGTTTTAGATGAGCCTACAAACGCTTTGGACGAAAAAGGTATATTAATGGTTCGAAACCTGCTACTAAACTTAAAGGAACGTGGAAAAACTATTTTCATTGCAAGTCATGATAAAGAAGAATTGGATTTTATTGCTGATGAAAAGTTTATGATTGAAAATGGGAAAATTATTAGCCATAACAAACCAAAACAAACCGTATGA
- a CDS encoding darcynin family protein encodes MTITKLNHGIIILLEFYPSWLALPRKRRRELAGEFYSIIEKYHEDVKVKFFDADAFGDGTYTDFILCETEDLKKYHFMWEEIRDTYAYSNGYLKIKKVIMGVQNAYQKFEEEVLKMDSE; translated from the coding sequence ATGACAATAACAAAATTAAATCACGGTATTATTATTTTATTAGAGTTTTATCCGTCTTGGTTAGCTTTACCTCGTAAAAGAAGAAGAGAACTAGCAGGTGAATTTTATTCAATAATTGAAAAATACCACGAAGATGTTAAGGTGAAGTTTTTTGATGCTGATGCTTTTGGTGACGGTACTTATACTGATTTTATTTTATGTGAGACAGAAGATTTAAAAAAGTATCATTTTATGTGGGAAGAAATACGTGATACATATGCTTATTCTAATGGTTACCTTAAAATAAAAAAAGTTATTATGGGTGTCCAAAATGCATATCAAAAATTTGAAGAAGAAGTTTTAAAAATGGATTCTGAATAA